GAGACCGTGTCGATCGGTGGACCATCACGGGGAAGGCCGGCACGAAGATTTCCATCGTTGAAGAACAGAACGGCCAGGAAAAGATCGTCTTCCAAACTCCCGCGGGAGTCATGGGCACGTTGACAGACGGGGCGGGCGGAAAGATTAGGCTGGAGGCTGCCGGCAATACGATCACGATGGATACGAGTGGTGTCAGCATTCAAGCTGCGGCGACGGTGTCGGTGCAGGCCAGCCAGGTTGAAGTTAGTGCGGGCATGGTGACGGTGAATGCCGGGATGTCCAAATTCTCCGGCGTCGTTCAGTGCGATACGCTGATCACCAATACGGTGGTCTCGGCCATGTATACGCCGGGAGCGGGCAACGTATGGTAACGCACGTGGTCAGCATTCAAGGTGCCGGCGCGGCACCCGCGGCCGGTCCGGTGATCTTGGAGCGGACGGAACAAGATTTTTTACCTGCTGTCTTGGACCGCTTGTCGCGCGAGCAGGGATTGGCGGACGTGATGAAATCGGTCGCCAGGACTCGCGGTACCAACGGCGTGTTGAAACTATTTCAGCCGATTCATCGTACCTTTCACCTCGCCTTGTTGGATACGTCATGTCTGACCTTTGGCCGGCCCCGGCTGGATCCCGCAAAGATTGCCGGGGCCGGTTTGGTCGTTCGGCGTATGTCGACGAACGGCGCGGGAGGAGAAGTGCGGGAAGCCTGGATGCAGGAGGATCGGCTCTTCCGGGGGTGGGTACCGTTTCCCAATGCAGCAGGAGAGTCGCGTGACCCAGATCCGGCATTCCGTCGCACGGAGTTGTCGGCAGGGCATCGTGAGATCAACCGGCTGTTAGCGATTCAATCCGGTCTTGCAGCCACCCTCCGTGAGCAGCAGGCGCCGTTGTTCGTGGCGCCGCCGGATATCTGTCGTGCGACGGGGCGAACGCTCCTCTACGGCGTGATTCCGGTGACCAGTTCCGAGATGACGGAGTCGCCGACATTCCCTCCCTTCACCGAACAGGATCTCGTGGGGCACCTCCACCGATATCTGACTGTCGGTGGGGCGCGACCTTTTCCCTTCGCCGGGTTTCCACTGAGTGCGTTAAATCCCGATGACTCGGCGCTGGCTGATTTTATGATGCTGCTGAAGCAGCTGGCCATTGAGTTCGATGCCTTCGGAGAGACGTCGGCGGCTCAGGCGCTTCTCTCGGGGCTCAATCGCATCGCATTTATCCGCCAGCAGGGAACGATTCAGGCGGGGGATTTCTTGAAAGCCGCGTCGACCGTCTTGCTGGAGCGGGATCTTTCCGGCCCGGCGGCGTCACAGACCATGCCAAGCGAGTGGCCGAAGATGACCGAGTCTCAGGCCTCGATACTGGCCAAATTGGTGCTTGGGACGATGCAAACCCGTCTCGCTCAGGTTGCGGGAGGGCAAGGGCGTTTTGGAGAGGAGGGACGCCGGTATCGCGTGCGCGCGTTTATTCGCGTGAAACACGGCGATGGGTGTCCTCCCGAGACGGTGTGGAGCGACT
This is a stretch of genomic DNA from Nitrospirota bacterium. It encodes these proteins:
- a CDS encoding phage baseplate assembly protein V, yielding MTVRNRFDAPVAAWASSYLAEVVSVEDPDRLTRVQIRLLNCDGLDDQDGPVWARVAVPFAGANRGAFFLPDVGDEVLVVFLNGDPRFPMVVGGLWNGHDEAPDSLPGDRVDRWTITGKAGTKISIVEEQNGQEKIVFQTPAGVMGTLTDGAGGKIRLEAAGNTITMDTSGVSIQAAATVSVQASQVEVSAGMVTVNAGMSKFSGVVQCDTLITNTVVSAMYTPGAGNVW